The Sinorhizobium fredii genome contains the following window.
GGCGATCCTCGACGTCGCCGCCGACGTCGTCTCGCTCGGACTGCCTCAAGGCAGTCTCGGCGCCATCCGGCTCGCGGCGCAAAGCGACGCCTTCAACCTGGAAATGCAGGCCGGATCGCTGAAGGCAACCGTGGAGATCGGCGAGGCGCGGTTCGCAAACGCGGATCTCGATCGGGCGATACAGGCGCCGATGAAGCTCGCCGGCACGATCGGGATCGCGCCGGATGCCATCCATTTCGATCCGCTGACGCTTGAAAGCCCCGGCATCGGCGGTTCCGTCACCGGCGCACTCGATCGCGCCGACAGCACACTCGAAGCCGCCTTCAAGCTCTTCGCAGTGCCGGCAGTTCTGCCGCCGGCGCTTGCCGAAAAATTCGAAAAGACGATCGCCGTCTCCGGCAATCTGGTGACCGAAGAGGACGGCAGCGTCCAGCTGAGCGGCCTCGATGTCAAATCCGAAGCCGTCGAAGCCTCCGGCTCGCTGACGCTTTCGGGCGAGACGCTGACGGCCGATATCAGGGGCACGCTACCGGAGCTTGGCCGGCTTCTGCCTGACGTGAAGGGCAGCGCGGATTTCCAGGCGGCCGCATCAGGGCCCTTGAGCAAGCTCGGCGTCAAGGCAGAGATCACGTCGAGCGGCGCGACGCTTGCCGGGCGTACTTTAAGCGAACTCACGATCAACGCCGATGCGACGGCGACGCCGGGCAGCCCCGAAGCGAAGCTCACCGCCACCGGCACGCTCGACGGCCAGCCGATCGACATTCGCGCCGACGTCGTCTCGAAGGACGGTCTTACCGCCGTTCCGACGCTGGAAGCGAAAATCGGCGGCAACAGCTTGACCGGTGCGATCGACCTGACGGCCGATTTCAAGCCGAACGGCAAGCTCGACTTCAACGTGCCGGATCTCGGGCTGCTTGCCGCCATGGCCGGCCAGCAGGCATCCGGCGACCTCGCCGGTTCGGCGACGCTCGAGACCGCAAATGGCGTTACCTCGGTGGCGCTCAAAGCCAATGGCAACAGCGTAGAGCGCGGCGCGCTGACGATCGCTAAACCGGCGGTAGATCTCGCTATCGCCGATATTGCCAGGCCGACCATCAAGGGCAATGTCAGCGCCGAGAGCGTTGCGCAGGGTGAAAACCGGATCGCGGACCTCAATCTCGCCTTCGAACAGCAGGGCAGCCGCACCGGCTTCTCGGCCGAGGGCCTCTATGACGGCGCACCGCTCAGGGCTTCGGGCGAACTGACGAGCGAGGCCGGCCGCACCGAAATCCGCCTCGCCTCCGCCTCTGCGGCGCCGCGGCGCCTGCCGCTGCAGCTTGCAGCGCCGACCGTGATCGCGATCGAGAACGGCGCGGCTCGGCTCGACGGCCTCACCATCCAGGCATCGACGGGTACCGTCGCCGTCTCCGGCACGGCCGGCGACCGGCTCGACCTCAGCGCGAATCTCAACGACTTGCCCGCCGTGCTCATCAACACCTTCGCACCGACGCTCGGTGCCGAGGGCACCATTGCCGGCACCGTCGATATCGACGGCGAGGCGCAGGCGCCGGTGGTCGCCTACGACCTCGCCTGGAGCGGCGCCTCGATGTCCTCGCTGCGCGCCGGCGGTCTTGCCGCGCAGGACCTGACCGCCAAGGGCACGGTCTCCGTCACGGAGGCGGCGATCAGCTTCGACCCGACGGTGATCGAGAGCCCCGGCTTCCGCGGCAATCTCACCGGCAGCCTCGCCCGCGCCGAAAAAGCGGCAACGGCGACCTTCGACGTGCGTGCCGAACCGAGCTTCCTGCCGGGTGGCCTGGCCGCGAGATTCGACACGCCGGTGACTGTCTCGGGCAAGGTCGAGACCGGCGCTGATGGCAGCGTCAGGCTGAGCGCCCTCGAGGTCGAGTCCGGCACCGTCAACGCCAACGGCTCGGCGACGATCGCGGCAGGTCAGCTGACGGCCGATGTCGAGGGCACCTTGCCCGATCTCGGCAAGCTGCTCGCCGACGCGCAAGGAAAGGCCGGCTTCAACGCAGAGATTTCCGGCCCGCTTGACGCGCTCGCCGTCAAGGGAGAGCTGACCTCGAGCGGCGCCATGCTTGCCGGCCGATCGCTGACGGACCTGACGGTCACCGCCGACGCAACGGTCAAGCCGGGCAGCCCGCAGGCGAAGCTCACCGCCACCGGCGGGCTCGACGGCCAGCCGATCGACGTCAGGGCCGAAGTGATATCGGCGGATGGCCGCACATCCATCCCGACGCTCGAGGCTAAGATCGGCGACAACCGCGTCACCGGCGCGATCGAGCTCACGGCGGACTTCAAGCCGAACGGCACCGTCGACTTCAACCTGCCCGATCTCGGCCTGGTCGCCGCCATGGCCGGCCAGAAGGCGTCCGGCGACCTTTCAGGATCGGCGACGGTCGCGACCTCGAACGGCATCACTTCTGTATCCGTCAAGGCCAGCGGCAGCAGCATAGAGCGCGACGCGCTGACGATCACCAAGCCCGTGGCGGATATCCGCATCGCCGATATCGCCGCCCTGGCAATCCGTGGCAGCGTCAGGGCCGAGAGCGTTGCCCAGGGGCAGAACCGCGTCTCCGCCGTCAACCTCGCCTTCGACCAGCAGGGCGGCCGAACAGGGTTCGAGATCGCCGGCCAATATGACGGCGCTCCGCTCTCGGCCAAGGGCGATCTGGCAAGCGCCGGCGGCCGCACCGAGATCCGTCTCGCCTCGTTTTCGGCAGCCCCGCGGAGATTGCCGCTGAAGCTTGCCAAGCCGACCGTCGTCGCTATCGACAACGGCACCGTCCGCCTCGGCGACCTCACCATCCAGGCGTCCAAGGGTACGATTGCCGTCGCCGGCACGGCCGGCGCGACGCTCGACATTTCCGCGAAGCTCAATGCCCTGCCCGCGGCGCTGATCAACACCTTCGCGGCGACGCTCGGCGCCGAAGGGACGATCGACGGAACGGTCGAGATCAGCGGCACTGCCGCAGCGCCGGTCGTCAACTACGATCTGAGATGGAGCGGCGCTTCGGTCTCGGCCGCGCGCGGCGCCGGCGTATCGGGGCTCCAAATCGCGGCAAAAGGCCGCTTTGCCGATAATCGCGTCACGCTCGACGCGACCATCTCCGGGCCGGGTGGCCTCTCCTTCCGGGGCGGCGGCCATGTCGATGTCGCCGGCAGTATGCCGATGTCGATGAAGTTCGCCGGCGACGTGCCCTTCGCGCTGCTTGCCGCCAAGCTGGCGGAGCAAGGTTTCAC
Protein-coding sequences here:
- a CDS encoding translocation/assembly module TamB domain-containing protein, whose amino-acid sequence is MNQVIGTFRSALRYVFAFLGVVVVALFLLVAFLGFTVPGARVVAWAIEKYAATPDQIVRISDPGALLTGDFTAGTVTLFDGEGIYAEVRDLSVNWLPAELLSMRFDASSISAASVRLERLPIPSTETKEVRRTLALPVDVKIDAFDLKEIVIGKAIAGKDQFLTAKGRVDATNSRIALALDAAERDRPEARAVADLVFNPAGNELRLEAEIAEPKGGLLAKLLRLPGEPAVDIQVTGQGPLSDWTGSGTASLDGSELLRLEGRHVLAADGMHNLKLTGGGAFAQLMPAAFRPLFEGSTSIDLTAAFDGKSKVRIEAGKLATGALTLNASGTVDSRGENNLQASVAGTSGPFDFRWPLKDGELQARVNTANLSLIGEGQSAILDVAADVVSLGLPQGSLGAIRLAAQSDAFNLEMQAGSLKATVEIGEARFANADLDRAIQAPMKLAGTIGIAPDAIHFDPLTLESPGIGGSVTGALDRADSTLEAAFKLFAVPAVLPPALAEKFEKTIAVSGNLVTEEDGSVQLSGLDVKSEAVEASGSLTLSGETLTADIRGTLPELGRLLPDVKGSADFQAAASGPLSKLGVKAEITSSGATLAGRTLSELTINADATATPGSPEAKLTATGTLDGQPIDIRADVVSKDGLTAVPTLEAKIGGNSLTGAIDLTADFKPNGKLDFNVPDLGLLAAMAGQQASGDLAGSATLETANGVTSVALKANGNSVERGALTIAKPAVDLAIADIARPTIKGNVSAESVAQGENRIADLNLAFEQQGSRTGFSAEGLYDGAPLRASGELTSEAGRTEIRLASASAAPRRLPLQLAAPTVIAIENGAARLDGLTIQASTGTVAVSGTAGDRLDLSANLNDLPAVLINTFAPTLGAEGTIAGTVDIDGEAQAPVVAYDLAWSGASMSSLRAGGLAAQDLTAKGTVSVTEAAISFDPTVIESPGFRGNLTGSLARAEKAATATFDVRAEPSFLPGGLAARFDTPVTVSGKVETGADGSVRLSALEVESGTVNANGSATIAAGQLTADVEGTLPDLGKLLADAQGKAGFNAEISGPLDALAVKGELTSSGAMLAGRSLTDLTVTADATVKPGSPQAKLTATGGLDGQPIDVRAEVISADGRTSIPTLEAKIGDNRVTGAIELTADFKPNGTVDFNLPDLGLVAAMAGQKASGDLSGSATVATSNGITSVSVKASGSSIERDALTITKPVADIRIADIAALAIRGSVRAESVAQGQNRVSAVNLAFDQQGGRTGFEIAGQYDGAPLSAKGDLASAGGRTEIRLASFSAAPRRLPLKLAKPTVVAIDNGTVRLGDLTIQASKGTIAVAGTAGATLDISAKLNALPAALINTFAATLGAEGTIDGTVEISGTAAAPVVNYDLRWSGASVSAARGAGVSGLQIAAKGRFADNRVTLDATISGPGGLSFRGGGHVDVAGSMPMSMKFAGDVPFALLAAKLAEQGFTLTGSARVDLSLSGPARAPQITGTVATTGGRLLDVRRNLALNDLAANVTLDGRQATISRLSGNLASGGSIEASGTVDIAAGSNFPADLRIRLNNATYVDGTLFTANLAGDLTLKGPLVATPTLGGQLTIHRAAITVPEKLPTSLSAIDIHHRNAPAGVRQMARDVRRETSSSGGAGVNAGGVIAFDLAVRSPGQFFVRGRGIDAELGGDLTIRGTAVRPIVSGDFDMRRGRLEILGKRLTFTDGHIGFGGDLIPTLDLDATSSAGSTTITVNIAGPANNPTVTFSSSPALPQDEILAQLIFNRSLNNLSAFQIAQLASAVSQLAGGGSTSLLDGLRNKLGVDDLDITTDESGGAQVRAGKYLNDRTYLELQQGSDSASSKAIINLDVGRGVKLKGEAAGDGSAAGGIFFEREY